From a single Streptomyces sp. NBC_00377 genomic region:
- a CDS encoding tyrosine-type recombinase/integrase, whose product MTVDPREFQADCVEAFVASWRARGFSPVTVENDIGLLERTLTALGRPAWDVTPEDIDRVVGDLALAGRAASTRREYVQIFKGFHRFLQVRKAVEIEAGFGVRLVCPVDEFNASRHVGDDSPAQLPPPTPERVAEFFDFLKARIATARKYAPAARDYAMFRTLYHAGLRSEEVSLLDRPDLHFTRGPFGKLHVRFGKGARTSGPRPRWVPMLDGLDLVLRWFLDDVRGKFPDSPVLFADESGGSLHRGTIRNRLRYLMELEGRPATDRFSPHALRRACATHNYERGVDLVAIQQLLGHWTVSSTMRYVRPSATFIEDAYRRAVTTTLGELTAEGDSSA is encoded by the coding sequence GTGACCGTCGATCCGCGGGAGTTCCAGGCCGACTGCGTTGAGGCGTTCGTCGCCTCATGGCGGGCCCGTGGGTTCAGTCCGGTGACGGTTGAGAACGACATCGGCCTGCTGGAACGGACGCTCACCGCGCTGGGCCGGCCCGCCTGGGACGTCACTCCCGAAGACATCGACCGTGTCGTCGGCGACCTGGCCCTTGCCGGGCGAGCCGCCTCGACCCGGCGCGAGTACGTGCAGATCTTCAAGGGCTTCCACCGGTTCCTTCAGGTCCGCAAGGCCGTCGAGATCGAGGCTGGTTTCGGCGTCCGTCTGGTCTGTCCGGTCGATGAGTTCAACGCGTCCCGGCATGTCGGCGACGACTCTCCGGCCCAGTTGCCGCCACCGACCCCAGAACGGGTCGCGGAGTTTTTCGACTTCCTCAAGGCCCGGATCGCCACCGCACGCAAGTACGCGCCCGCCGCCCGGGACTATGCGATGTTCCGGACCCTGTATCACGCCGGCCTGCGCTCGGAAGAGGTGTCGCTTCTGGACCGCCCGGACCTCCACTTCACGCGGGGACCGTTCGGGAAACTCCACGTCCGGTTCGGCAAAGGCGCCCGTACCTCCGGGCCGCGGCCGCGCTGGGTGCCGATGCTGGACGGGCTTGACCTTGTCCTGCGCTGGTTCCTCGACGACGTCCGCGGGAAGTTCCCCGACTCACCGGTGCTATTCGCGGACGAGTCCGGCGGGAGTCTGCACCGTGGGACGATCCGCAACCGTTTGCGCTATCTGATGGAACTCGAAGGCCGTCCGGCGACCGACCGGTTCAGTCCGCATGCCCTGCGTAGGGCCTGCGCGACCCACAACTATGAGCGCGGTGTGGACCTGGTGGCAATCCAGCAGCTCCTTGGTCACTGGACGGTCAGCTCGACCATGAGATACGTCCGTCCCTCCGCAACGTTCATCGAGGATGCCTATCGCCGCGCGGTGACCACCACGCTCGGCGAACTCACCGCCGAGGGGGACAGCTCCGCATGA
- a CDS encoding GNAT family N-acetyltransferase, protein MSDMTSAESTRFRMIANISRTAERLPNHEFTNPLSTDIAALGELMLAAYRGTPDEADAGQTITSAVEEIGRVFRGEYGQLIPEASFVASERNEPVAVTLVTGWQGEPLLAYVFTAPSHTGRGLARNLIKASMNALAAHGHARLNLAVTENNPRAWKLYESIGFQRFNSV, encoded by the coding sequence ATGAGTGATATGACGAGCGCAGAGTCAACTCGATTCCGGATGATCGCAAATATATCTAGAACGGCCGAGCGCCTACCGAATCATGAATTCACAAACCCGCTGTCCACGGACATTGCCGCCCTGGGTGAACTGATGCTGGCGGCTTATCGCGGGACCCCCGACGAAGCGGACGCCGGGCAGACAATTACGTCCGCTGTCGAAGAGATTGGTCGGGTTTTCCGTGGAGAGTATGGGCAGCTGATACCAGAGGCGAGCTTTGTTGCGAGCGAACGTAACGAGCCAGTCGCGGTGACATTGGTGACGGGTTGGCAGGGGGAACCGCTACTGGCTTACGTATTTACAGCGCCAAGCCATACGGGGCGGGGGCTCGCCCGAAACCTCATTAAGGCATCGATGAACGCTTTGGCCGCTCACGGTCATGCGCGACTGAACCTAGCAGTGACTGAAAACAATCCTCGGGCTTGGAAGCTCTATGAAAGTATTGGTTTTCAGCGCTTCAATTCCGTTTGA
- a CDS encoding STAS domain-containing protein produces MNVSPLTVFQHTTPAGVHVLALSGEIDYSSVSFVGWAFDSGAGDRCAPCTVIDFEHVTFMDCSGISFLVYAHRAAQETNGWLRLARVPQRVQRLLYIVGLGDLLPMYATLQAALPSP; encoded by the coding sequence ATGAACGTATCCCCCCTGACCGTCTTCCAGCACACCACTCCTGCCGGTGTGCACGTCCTGGCCTTGAGCGGGGAGATCGACTACAGCAGCGTGTCCTTCGTGGGCTGGGCGTTCGACAGCGGCGCAGGCGACCGATGCGCGCCGTGCACGGTCATCGACTTCGAACACGTCACGTTCATGGACTGCAGCGGCATCTCCTTCCTCGTCTACGCTCACCGTGCCGCGCAGGAGACCAACGGCTGGCTTCGCCTGGCCCGCGTTCCCCAGCGCGTGCAGCGGCTCTTGTACATCGTCGGCCTGGGCGACCTCTTGCCGATGTATGCCACGCTCCAGGCTGCTCTCCCCTCCCCCTGA
- a CDS encoding helix-turn-helix domain-containing protein, whose amino-acid sequence MKIRWRLRMAAAQREVWTGTQLQRLLAERAGLQMSSASVSALFSKEPSQVKMSTLIALCTALECTPNDLFEVDTTPVERPAAPPRPVADLPKAVSARGRSMPPL is encoded by the coding sequence ATGAAGATCCGATGGCGTCTGCGGATGGCCGCCGCCCAGCGCGAGGTCTGGACTGGCACCCAGCTGCAGCGGCTGCTGGCCGAACGCGCCGGGCTGCAAATGTCCTCCGCCTCGGTGTCCGCGCTGTTCAGCAAGGAGCCATCCCAGGTGAAGATGTCAACGCTGATCGCGTTGTGCACCGCGCTGGAATGCACCCCCAACGACCTGTTCGAGGTCGATACCACCCCCGTCGAACGTCCCGCAGCCCCACCGCGGCCGGTCGCCGACCTGCCGAAGGCAGTCTCCGCGCGGGGCCGTTCGATGCCTCCGCTGTGA
- a CDS encoding TetR/AcrR family transcriptional regulator, with protein sequence MTADNAEAPPGPRRSDRTRTAILDAARQRFAAQGFERTTIRAVAADADIDPSMVMRYYGSKAQLFDAALDIDLHLPDLSAIPAEERAEALVRHFLHRWEHEGADDALLLLLRSAVTNDQAARRMREIFAAQVSPALGPATKDNVGLVSAQLLGLALTRYLLRIPAVVRMTPEEIVAAYTPAVRSMLEPQASAH encoded by the coding sequence ATGACAGCAGACAACGCAGAAGCACCCCCCGGCCCTCGACGCTCCGACCGCACCCGGACAGCGATCCTCGACGCCGCCCGCCAGCGCTTTGCCGCTCAGGGCTTCGAACGCACGACAATCCGGGCCGTCGCGGCCGACGCGGACATCGACCCCTCCATGGTCATGCGCTACTACGGCAGCAAAGCCCAGCTCTTCGACGCCGCCCTCGACATCGACCTGCACCTTCCCGACCTGTCCGCCATCCCGGCAGAGGAACGGGCCGAAGCCCTCGTGCGGCACTTCCTGCACCGCTGGGAGCACGAGGGCGCCGACGACGCGCTCCTGCTGCTTCTGCGCTCCGCCGTCACCAACGACCAGGCGGCACGCCGCATGCGGGAGATCTTCGCAGCCCAGGTCTCCCCGGCCCTCGGCCCAGCCACCAAAGACAACGTCGGCCTGGTCTCCGCCCAGTTGCTCGGCCTCGCCCTCACCCGCTATCTGCTGCGCATCCCAGCCGTGGTGCGCATGACGCCTGAAGAGATCGTCGCCGCCTACACGCCCGCCGTCCGGAGCATGCTCGAACCGCAGGCATCCGCCCATTGA
- a CDS encoding MFS transporter, whose translation MNRGLTEQGHKVVRHGAVLAVTCLALAAVVSAMASLNVALPDIARETHASQTQLSWIIDAYSLVFAALLLLAATLGDRFGRRRALLGGLALFAAGSVAAAFSSEPGVLIALRALLGVAAAFVMPATLSTITSTFPREQRTRAVSIWAAVAGASAILGLVTSGAVLEAWSWRSVFWVNVVLAVVAFIGTYVFVPESAEATKQRVDTVGATLTVVGLGILVYSVIQAPEHGWGSTRTLAGITVGLFVLAGFIVWELRHPYPLLDPRLFRNKTFAAGTLSITLQFFAFFGFIFVVMQYLQLVRGDSALIAALSVLPMPAAMIPSARLSPKLAARVGARRPWIAGLIAVAVGLSVLAELDKTSSYWLIVTGLIPLGAGMGLAMTPATAAITDALPSRLQNVGSAVNDLSRELGGALGIAVLGSALNAGYRNTLDTEGLPAHVAEAARSSLAAANIVGAKTGDAALVNQARDAFASGLHLALVTGAGAAVLGAASVAFLLRRSPGTRDSADALDGIATEE comes from the coding sequence ATGAACCGAGGCCTCACAGAACAAGGTCACAAAGTGGTGCGTCACGGCGCGGTACTGGCCGTCACATGCCTGGCTCTGGCAGCCGTCGTCTCGGCCATGGCATCGCTGAACGTGGCCCTGCCAGACATCGCCCGGGAGACCCACGCAAGCCAGACGCAGCTGTCGTGGATCATCGACGCCTACAGCCTGGTCTTTGCCGCCCTTCTGCTGCTGGCGGCGACTCTGGGCGACCGGTTCGGCCGACGCCGGGCCCTGCTGGGCGGCCTCGCTCTGTTCGCGGCCGGATCGGTCGCGGCCGCGTTCTCCTCGGAACCCGGGGTTCTCATAGCCCTGCGAGCTCTGCTGGGGGTGGCGGCCGCCTTTGTCATGCCCGCCACGCTCTCGACCATTACCAGCACCTTTCCCCGCGAACAAAGGACGCGTGCTGTCAGCATCTGGGCGGCCGTCGCGGGAGCGAGCGCCATCCTGGGCCTGGTGACTTCCGGCGCCGTGCTCGAAGCATGGTCCTGGCGGTCTGTCTTCTGGGTGAACGTCGTTCTGGCGGTCGTGGCGTTCATCGGCACTTACGTCTTCGTGCCGGAGTCGGCCGAGGCAACGAAGCAGCGCGTCGACACCGTCGGCGCCACGCTTACCGTCGTCGGCCTGGGAATCCTGGTCTACTCGGTCATCCAGGCGCCCGAGCACGGCTGGGGAAGCACCCGCACCCTGGCCGGCATCACCGTGGGACTCTTCGTGCTCGCCGGTTTCATCGTCTGGGAGCTGCGCCACCCCTACCCTCTGCTGGATCCCCGGCTCTTCCGCAACAAGACGTTCGCAGCCGGGACTTTGTCGATCACCTTGCAGTTCTTCGCGTTCTTCGGGTTCATCTTCGTCGTCATGCAGTACCTGCAGCTCGTGCGAGGCGACAGTGCGCTGATCGCCGCCCTGAGCGTGCTGCCCATGCCCGCCGCCATGATCCCGAGCGCCCGGCTGTCCCCGAAGCTGGCAGCACGCGTCGGCGCCCGCCGTCCCTGGATCGCAGGGCTGATCGCCGTCGCCGTCGGTCTGAGCGTGCTCGCCGAGCTCGACAAGACGAGCTCCTACTGGCTCATCGTGACGGGGCTCATTCCCCTGGGCGCCGGCATGGGGCTGGCCATGACGCCCGCCACCGCGGCCATCACCGACGCGTTGCCCTCCCGCCTGCAAAACGTGGGCTCTGCGGTGAACGACCTGTCCCGTGAACTGGGCGGCGCCCTGGGAATCGCCGTACTCGGCAGTGCGCTGAACGCCGGCTACCGCAACACTCTCGACACCGAGGGGCTCCCGGCTCACGTGGCCGAGGCAGCTCGCTCCTCCCTCGCCGCAGCCAACATCGTCGGCGCCAAGACAGGTGACGCCGCCCTGGTCAATCAGGCCCGCGACGCCTTCGCCTCCGGTCTGCACCTCGCTCTCGTCACCGGCGCGGGAGCAGCCGTCCTGGGTGCGGCATCGGTCGCCTTCCTTCTGCGGCGCTCCCCCGGCACCCGTGACAGTGCCGACGCTCTCGACGGCATCGCCACGGAGGAATGA
- a CDS encoding TetR/AcrR family transcriptional regulator yields the protein MNKSRGRPRGGSDAKERILAAAKAAFLRRGYNATTMRAVASAADVDPALISYHFGSKQGLFGGAMALGISPGQVMARVLEGDPEQMPQQIIRAVLAVWDDPEFGGSLTLLVTQAQRDPALLRAFREYVERELTARLAERIGGTDAAERAGAVLMTTLGLIFSRYVLRLNPLAVMDSEQIVGLLAPGLGALLRPARSADE from the coding sequence ATGAATAAATCTCGTGGACGTCCGCGTGGAGGCTCCGACGCCAAGGAGAGGATTCTGGCGGCGGCGAAGGCGGCGTTTCTGCGGCGCGGCTACAACGCGACGACGATGCGAGCCGTGGCGTCGGCAGCCGACGTGGACCCGGCCCTGATCAGCTATCACTTCGGCTCCAAGCAAGGGTTGTTCGGTGGGGCGATGGCGCTCGGGATCAGCCCGGGCCAGGTGATGGCCCGCGTGCTCGAGGGTGATCCCGAGCAGATGCCTCAGCAGATCATCCGGGCTGTCCTGGCCGTATGGGACGATCCGGAATTCGGTGGTTCGCTGACGCTGCTGGTCACCCAGGCCCAGCGGGACCCGGCGCTCCTGCGTGCGTTCCGCGAGTACGTCGAGCGGGAACTGACCGCCCGGCTGGCGGAACGCATCGGCGGGACCGACGCCGCGGAACGAGCTGGGGCCGTGCTGATGACAACTCTCGGACTGATCTTCAGCCGTTACGTTCTCAGGCTGAACCCGCTCGCCGTCATGGACTCCGAGCAGATCGTCGGCCTCCTGGCTCCAGGACTTGGTGCACTTCTCCGTCCGGCCCGATCCGCCGATGAATGA